The following DNA comes from Frankiales bacterium.
ACGACGAGGTTGCCGACACCGCGCGCGCTCGCGAGGTGGATGTCCTCGTGGCGCAGCGTGCCGACGCACAGCGCGTTGACGAGGGGGTTGCCCTGGTAGCACGGGTCAAAGACGACCTCGCCGCCGATGTTGGGCAGGCCGAGGCAGTTGCCGTAGCCGCCGATGCCGGCCACGACGCCGGGCAGCACGCGGTGGGTGTCGGGGTGGTCGGCGGCGCCGAAGCGCAGCGGGTCCATCACCGCGACCGGGCGCGCGCCCATCGAGATGATGTCGCGCACGATCCCGCCGATGCCGGTCGCGGCTCCCTGGTAGGGCTCGACGTAGGACGGGTGGTTGTGCGACTCCACCTTGAAGGTGACCGCCCAGCCCTGGCCGATGTCGACCACGCCGGCGTTCTCGCCGATGCCCACCAGCAGCGTGTCGGTCTCCGGCTTCTTCTCGCCGAACTGGCGCAGGTGCACCTTGCTGGACTTGTAGGAGCAGTGCTCGCTCCACATCACGCTGTACATCGCGAGCTCCGCGCTGGTGGGGCGGCGGCCGAGGATCTCGCGGATGTCGGCGTACTCGTTGTCGCGCAGGCCCAGCTGGGCGTACGGCTGCTCGCGCTCCGGGTGGGCGTACGCGTCGGCGACGGTGTCGGTGTGGCGCTGGCCGGTCGTCATGCCTCGACGAGACCCTTCAGGATCGAGGTGAAGAAGCCGAGCCCGTCGGTGCTCGGGCCGGTGAGCGGCTCGACGGCGTGCTCGGGGTGCGGCATCAGGCCTACGACGTTGCCGCGGGCGTTGCTGATGCCGGCGATGTCGCGACGGCTGCCGTTGGGGTTGAGCTCGAGGTAGCGGGCCACGACGCGGCCCTCCCCCTCGAGCCGGTCGAGCGTGGCCTCGTCGGCGACGTAGCCGCCCTCGCCGTTCTTGAGCGGCACCACGATCTCCTGCCCCTCGTCGTACGCCGAGGTCCACGCGGTGGAGGTCGACTCGATGCGCAGGCGCTGGTCGCGGCAGATGAAGTGCAGGTGGTCGTTGCGCACCAGCGCACCGGGCAGCAGGTGCGACTCGCAGAGCACCTGGAAGCCGTTGCAGATGCCGAGCACGGGCAGCCCGCCCTCGGCCGCGGCCACGAGCGGGCCCATCACGGGCGCGAAGCGGGCGATCGCGCCGCACCGCAGGTAGTCGCCGTAGGAGAAGCCGCCGGGCAGCACCACGGCGTCGACCGCGTGCAGGTCGGCGTCGCCGTGCCAGAGCTCGACCGCCTCACCGCCGGCGACCCGCACCGCGCGGGCGGCGTCGCGGTCGTCGAGCGAGCCGGGGAAGGTGACGACCCCGACCCTCATGCGGTGACCTCGCGGACGACGTAGTCCTCGATCACCGGGTTGGACAGCAGCGAGCCGGCCAGCTCGTGGATCTGCGCCAGCCGGGCCTCGTCGACCTCGCCGTCGAGCTCGAGCGCGAAGGACTTGCCCTGGCGGACGGAGGTGACCCCGGCGAGGCCGAGGCGGCCGAGCGCGCCCTCGACGGCCTTGCCCTGCGGGTCGAGGATCTCGGGCTTGAGCATGACGTCGACGACGACGCGGGCCACGGAGCGCTCCAGGGGGAGGGGTGGTCAGGCGGTACGCCGCATCCTATCCGTCCGCGGGGGTGCCACTCTCCGCCGGAGCGAGCGGGCGCACGCCGCGCCGGTCCCGTTGCCGGGCCTCGACCGGTGCGCCCGCCTCAGCCCAGGCGGGCGGTGCCCGCGGCCGCCGCCCCGGACCAGGCCGCCCAGGCCGAGGAGACCATGGCGGCCAGGTCGTGGGTGGCCCGCCAGCCCAGGTCGGCCTCCGCGCGGGCGGCCGAGGTGACGATCCGGGCCGGGTCGCCGGGGCGCCGAGCCCCCACCGCGTAAGGCACGGGGCGGCCCACCTCCGCCTCCACGGCGGCGATGATCTCCTTCACCGACACCCCGCGGCCCAGGCCGAGGTTGTACGCCGGGGCCAGGGGGGCGCCCGAGGCCAGCGCCCGGGCGGCCGCCACGTGGGCGGTGGCGACGTCGGCGACGTGGATGTAGTCGCGC
Coding sequences within:
- the purS gene encoding phosphoribosylformylglycinamidine synthase subunit PurS gives rise to the protein MARVVVDVMLKPEILDPQGKAVEGALGRLGLAGVTSVRQGKSFALELDGEVDEARLAQIHELAGSLLSNPVIEDYVVREVTA
- the purQ gene encoding phosphoribosylformylglycinamidine synthase subunit PurQ, with the protein product MRVGVVTFPGSLDDRDAARAVRVAGGEAVELWHGDADLHAVDAVVLPGGFSYGDYLRCGAIARFAPVMGPLVAAAEGGLPVLGICNGFQVLCESHLLPGALVRNDHLHFICRDQRLRIESTSTAWTSAYDEGQEIVVPLKNGEGGYVADEATLDRLEGEGRVVARYLELNPNGSRRDIAGISNARGNVVGLMPHPEHAVEPLTGPSTDGLGFFTSILKGLVEA